Proteins encoded in a region of the Vibrio sp. CB1-14 genome:
- the rluA gene encoding bifunctional tRNA pseudouridine(32) synthase/23S rRNA pseudouridine(746) synthase RluA — protein MAMLSYTPPTDPWTDIVYEDDHILAVNKPSGLLSVPGKAAEHYDSMWSRLVTDYPDIQVVHRLDMSTSGLMLLAKTKEAERSVKKQFQYRLTHKIYYARVWGTPKESEGLIDLPLICDWPNRPRQKVCYEHGKPSQTYYQVVEREEETSIVRLFPITGRSHQLRVHLLALGHSIVGDEFYAHEEAMNYSDRLELHASELCFYHPQTEQLQAIFVPCDFYPQTEQLVIEHFDPAPQLPDYKTLPRP, from the coding sequence ATGGCCATGCTAAGCTACACCCCACCCACTGATCCTTGGACTGATATTGTCTATGAGGATGATCACATCCTTGCGGTCAACAAGCCCTCTGGACTGTTGTCGGTTCCTGGAAAAGCGGCGGAGCATTACGATAGTATGTGGAGCCGTTTAGTCACCGACTACCCTGATATTCAGGTGGTGCACAGACTTGATATGTCGACATCAGGCCTTATGCTGCTGGCGAAAACCAAAGAGGCAGAGCGTTCGGTAAAGAAACAGTTTCAATACCGTCTGACGCACAAAATTTACTATGCTCGCGTTTGGGGCACGCCGAAAGAGAGTGAAGGGCTGATTGATCTGCCTTTGATTTGTGATTGGCCAAACCGCCCGCGCCAAAAGGTGTGCTATGAGCATGGTAAGCCGTCACAAACCTACTACCAAGTGGTTGAGCGGGAAGAGGAAACCAGTATCGTTCGTCTGTTTCCGATCACTGGGCGCTCTCATCAATTGCGCGTTCACTTGCTGGCTCTCGGTCATTCTATTGTGGGTGATGAGTTCTATGCTCATGAAGAGGCCATGAACTATTCTGACCGTCTAGAGCTGCATGCCTCAGAGCTCTGTTTCTATCATCCACAAACCGAGCAGCTTCAGGCGATTTTTGTCCCGTGTGATTTTTACCCACAGACCGAGCAACTTGTGATTGAGCACTTTGACCCAGCGCCACAATTACCGGATTATAAGACTCTTCCTCGGCCATAA